The stretch of DNA GTCTTCTATAATTGATCTTTGTACATTCGTTTGATTCCTTATGTCCTCATTTCTCATATGTTCTAATCTAGACTTTCCCGCTACTCTCCTGCAAAAATCCATTTAAACTGCTAATAGGTTACCTTTAGGTTTTTGTGATAACTGCCATACTTCTAAGCCATAGACGATTACTGGTTTCAATATGGTATcatatattctttttttcgtttccggtcttatatttttctgccaTAGTACTAAATTCAATGCACCTATAACTCGGTTCCCTTTGGTTATTCTGTCTTTTATGGCTTCATCAGTTCTTCCTGTCCGTGTTAGTTTTACCCCCAAATATATACATTGATCGCATTTCTTAATTTTCCCGTCTTCTAAGTCAAGGTCATCTACAGTATGTTCTCCTCCTATGCAAAGATATtgcgttttttgtaaatttacttcGAGGCCCCATTTTTTGTACTCTTCCATTAGTTTTCTAGCCATATACTCCAGGTCTTCCTTGTCTTGGTCAATAACTACCTGGTCATCTGCATAGTGCAACGTGTATACCGTTTCATCCTCAATAGACAGCCCCATCCCTTTACACTTCTTTTTTCAGTGCCTGAGTGCTtcgtcgatatatatatatatatatatatatatatatatatatatatatactatatatatatatatattgaatagcaTGGGAGATAAACAACAACCTTGCTTTAGTCCTTTTGTTACCTGAAAACCATTAGAAACCTTATTTCCTATTTTAACTTTTGATATTATATcggcattatatcgtctataggcagactgtattgaaagaccataaaggaaaaattagaaatatatatacaaaataa from Diabrotica undecimpunctata isolate CICGRU unplaced genomic scaffold, icDiaUnde3 ctg00002035.1, whole genome shotgun sequence encodes:
- the LOC140431808 gene encoding uncharacterized protein is translated as MGLSIEDETVYTLHYADDQVVIDQDKEDLEYMARKLMEEYKKWGLEVNLQKTQYLCIGGEHTVDDLDLEDGKIKKCDQCIYLGVKLTRTGRTDEAIKDRITKGNRVIGALNLVLWQKNIRPETKKRIYDTILKPVIVYGLEVWQLSQKPKGNLLAV